One genomic segment of Hymenobacter psoromatis includes these proteins:
- the galB gene encoding beta-galactosidase GalB, giving the protein MHFAKPFAAALLLATSLPAAAQSRQETLLNTNWKFTKGEQTDGTKPELNDAKWQTVRIPHDWAITGPFDGRNDLQAVKIEQNNEKEATLKAGRTGGLPFVGIGWYRRPLTVPALGKNGHAVLLFDGAMSNARVYINGKEAIFWPYGYNSFSVDVTPYLRASGPNTLAVRLENFPEASRWYPGAGLYRNVHLITTKGAHVPVWGTYLTTPTITAGAATVKLRTQVAAPAGTTGLKLQTELRDAAGRVVATATTPVAGAEVTQTFEVKAPKLWSPETPTLYTAASKLLAGAAVQDVYTTPFGIRSFKFEKGTGFSLNGQPRKFKGVCNHHDLGPLGTAVNVAALRHQLVLLKDAGCDAIRTSHNMPAPELMTLCDEMGFLVMVESFDEWKSPKVKNGYSQYFDQWVEKDLVNMIRRDRNHPSAIMWSIGNEVPDQSTPEGPAIAKRLQDIVHREDPTRPVTMGMDRFDDDFKYGIAAVLDVPGFNYKPLRYAEALAKLPQGFLLGTETASTVSSRGVYKFPVVLAKDQKYPDHQSSSYDQEACNWSQIPDIEFTAQDDLPAVAGEFVWTGSDYLGEPTPYDEAWPSHSSLFGLFDLASQPKDRYYLYRARWNPTQPTLHLLPHWTWPGREGQVTPVFCYTNSPSAELFVNGKSQGRQTKTTTADPQTRYRLEWRDVVYQPGTIKVVAYDAQGKEAGTEEVRTAGAPHHIRLVADHSKLAADGEDLAYVTARVEDAQGNLCPDATQQLRFAVSGAGRFRAIANGDPTCLEPFQEPRMHAFRGQLVAIVQAGETAGTVQVQATADGLQADTISLQTAKK; this is encoded by the coding sequence ATGCACTTTGCCAAACCTTTCGCCGCCGCGCTGCTACTGGCCACCAGCCTGCCCGCCGCCGCCCAAAGCCGCCAGGAAACGCTGCTCAATACCAACTGGAAATTCACCAAGGGCGAGCAGACCGACGGGACTAAGCCCGAGCTAAACGATGCTAAGTGGCAGACGGTGCGCATTCCGCACGACTGGGCCATCACGGGGCCGTTTGATGGCCGCAACGACTTGCAAGCGGTTAAAATTGAGCAGAATAACGAGAAGGAAGCGACGCTGAAAGCGGGCCGCACGGGCGGGCTGCCCTTTGTAGGAATAGGCTGGTACCGGCGGCCGCTGACTGTGCCGGCGCTGGGTAAAAACGGCCACGCCGTGCTGCTTTTTGATGGCGCGATGAGCAACGCCCGCGTGTACATCAATGGCAAGGAAGCCATCTTCTGGCCCTACGGCTACAACTCGTTCTCGGTCGATGTCACGCCCTACCTGCGCGCCAGCGGCCCCAACACGCTGGCCGTACGCCTGGAGAATTTCCCCGAAGCCTCGCGCTGGTACCCAGGCGCGGGCCTGTATCGCAACGTGCACCTCATCACCACCAAGGGCGCGCACGTGCCGGTGTGGGGCACCTACCTTACTACCCCCACGATTACGGCCGGCGCGGCCACCGTGAAGCTGCGCACCCAGGTAGCCGCGCCGGCCGGCACCACCGGCCTGAAGCTGCAAACCGAGCTGCGCGATGCCGCCGGCCGCGTGGTGGCCACCGCCACTACCCCCGTCGCGGGGGCTGAAGTGACGCAAACCTTCGAGGTAAAAGCGCCCAAGCTGTGGTCGCCCGAAACGCCCACGCTCTACACCGCCGCCTCGAAGCTGCTGGCCGGCGCGGCGGTGCAGGATGTGTACACCACGCCGTTTGGCATTCGCTCCTTCAAGTTTGAGAAGGGCACCGGCTTTTCGCTCAATGGGCAGCCGCGCAAGTTCAAGGGCGTGTGCAACCACCACGACCTGGGGCCGCTGGGCACGGCCGTGAACGTGGCCGCGCTGCGCCACCAGCTCGTGCTGCTCAAGGACGCGGGCTGCGATGCCATTCGGACTTCGCACAACATGCCTGCGCCCGAGCTGATGACGCTCTGCGACGAAATGGGCTTTCTGGTGATGGTGGAGTCGTTTGACGAGTGGAAGTCACCCAAGGTGAAGAACGGCTACAGCCAGTATTTCGACCAGTGGGTAGAGAAGGACCTGGTGAACATGATACGCCGCGACCGCAACCACCCGTCGGCCATTATGTGGAGCATCGGCAACGAGGTGCCCGACCAGAGCACGCCCGAAGGCCCGGCCATTGCCAAGCGCCTGCAGGACATTGTGCACCGCGAAGACCCTACCCGCCCCGTAACGATGGGCATGGACCGCTTCGACGACGACTTCAAGTATGGCATCGCGGCGGTGCTCGACGTGCCGGGCTTCAACTACAAGCCCCTGCGCTACGCCGAGGCGCTGGCCAAGCTGCCGCAGGGCTTTTTGCTGGGCACCGAAACGGCCTCCACGGTCAGCTCGCGCGGGGTGTATAAGTTTCCGGTGGTGCTGGCCAAGGACCAGAAATACCCCGACCACCAGTCGTCGTCCTACGACCAGGAAGCCTGCAACTGGTCGCAGATTCCCGATATTGAGTTTACGGCTCAGGATGACCTGCCGGCCGTGGCCGGCGAGTTCGTGTGGACGGGCTCCGACTACCTCGGCGAGCCTACCCCCTATGATGAGGCGTGGCCCTCACACAGCTCGCTATTTGGATTGTTTGACCTGGCCAGCCAGCCCAAGGACCGCTACTACCTCTACCGCGCCCGCTGGAACCCCACACAGCCCACGCTGCACCTGCTGCCGCACTGGACCTGGCCCGGCCGCGAAGGCCAGGTCACGCCCGTATTCTGCTACACCAATTCGCCCTCGGCCGAGCTGTTTGTGAATGGCAAAAGCCAGGGCCGCCAGACCAAAACCACCACCGCCGACCCCCAAACCCGCTACCGCCTGGAGTGGCGCGACGTGGTGTACCAGCCCGGCACCATCAAAGTAGTGGCCTACGATGCCCAGGGCAAGGAAGCCGGCACCGAGGAAGTGCGCACGGCCGGCGCGCCGCACCACATCCGCCTCGTGGCCGACCACAGTAAGCTGGCCGCCGACGGCGAAGACCTCGCCTACGTCACGGCCCGCGTGGAGGACGCGCAGGGCAACCTCTGCCCCGATGCCACCCAGCAGTTGCGCTTCGCCGTGAGCGGGGCGGGCCGCTTCCGCGCCATCGCCAACGGCGACCCTACCTGCCTGGAGCCTTTCCAGGAGCCGCGAATGCACGCCTTTCGGGGGCAGCTTGTGGCCATTGTGCAGGCCGGCGAAACGGCGGGCACAGTGCAGGTGCAGGCGACTGCTGACGGCTTGCAGGCGGATACCATTAGCTTGCAAACGGCCAAGAAATAA
- a CDS encoding alpha/beta fold hydrolase yields the protein MNLIKVGQDAHGNAIVLNYVDYGQGDPVVLIHGWPLSGASWEYQLAELPLHGVRAIAYDRRGFGQSSRPWDGYDYDTLADDLKAVLDHLDLQNVTLVGFSMGGGEVARYMSRHQGARVSKVVFVSAIVPFMLKTDNNPSGVDKSVFDDMIENLGKDRFGFLQDFSKNFYGQGVLSHPVSQGVLDSFAMLAFPASPRATSQCVKAFGETDFRQDMGAIKVPTLFIYGGSDAIVPPATGAQAAAKLVPGAQLVAYDGEPHGLNITSKDRLNRDLLTFLNGQPVQSYFDQEEMSGNMPRRNYNNANEPVTR from the coding sequence ATGAATCTTATTAAAGTTGGGCAGGATGCCCACGGCAACGCTATTGTTTTAAATTACGTCGATTATGGCCAGGGCGACCCGGTGGTGCTGATTCACGGCTGGCCGCTGAGCGGGGCTTCCTGGGAATATCAGCTGGCCGAGCTGCCGCTGCACGGCGTGCGCGCCATTGCCTACGACCGCCGTGGCTTCGGCCAGTCGTCCAGGCCCTGGGATGGCTACGACTACGACACCCTGGCCGACGACCTGAAGGCCGTGCTCGACCACCTCGACCTGCAAAACGTGACCCTGGTGGGCTTCTCGATGGGCGGCGGCGAAGTGGCCCGCTACATGAGCCGCCACCAGGGCGCGCGCGTGAGCAAAGTGGTGTTCGTGAGCGCCATAGTGCCCTTCATGCTCAAAACCGATAATAACCCCTCGGGCGTGGATAAGTCCGTGTTCGACGATATGATTGAGAACCTAGGCAAAGACCGTTTCGGCTTTTTGCAAGATTTTTCCAAGAACTTCTACGGCCAGGGTGTACTATCGCACCCCGTGAGCCAAGGGGTACTTGACTCATTTGCCATGCTGGCCTTCCCAGCTTCGCCCCGCGCTACCTCGCAGTGCGTGAAGGCGTTTGGCGAAACCGACTTCCGCCAGGATATGGGCGCTATTAAAGTGCCTACCCTCTTCATCTACGGCGGCTCCGATGCCATTGTGCCACCCGCCACGGGGGCCCAAGCGGCCGCTAAGCTGGTGCCCGGTGCCCAGCTTGTAGCCTATGACGGCGAGCCCCACGGCCTGAACATCACCTCCAAAGACCGCCTCAACCGCGACCTGCTCACCTTTCTCAACGGCCAGCCCGTGCAGTCGTACTTCGACCAGGAGGAGATGAGCGGCAACATGCCCCGCCGCAACTATAATAATGCTAATGAGCCGGTAACGCGTTAG
- a CDS encoding DUF3298 and DUF4163 domain-containing protein, with translation MKYAAYALAGLLSLAACNTPVSQTTTTTTPPAPTPPLAAEVPVASSPGSSYGLFRGQLPGQADSVMLHLITARQPHYDNRGLTILGSYYGPDGHPYPLGSGAGSSPADSIVLHDYTPEHGPTPGGEGPIWRLRRQADGSLAGTVGGRATRLRPVAAPAGSLSFVVRCFADSLAALPQQARSPQARFFLQALEPVGGPAAVRQALQAGIGRELRGDTLGTLPPLALPALFAQQRAAFFNDYRADAADVKAPTDTADLGSFRASLNYEQQAQTYVLYQQQSLLSLAFFSYVYTGGAHGSNGTTAASYDLRTGRRLRYANIFRPEAARQLPALLAQAVRPLVGLAPGAPLEERLFVKKMPVTHNVFLTAGGVGFIYQPYEIASYAQGEVWVFLPLRQVRALLREGLPLPAGAGMAAR, from the coding sequence ATGAAATATGCTGCCTATGCGCTGGCCGGCCTACTGAGCCTGGCCGCCTGCAACACCCCCGTCAGCCAGACCACCACCACTACTACCCCCCCGGCCCCTACCCCCCCGCTGGCGGCCGAAGTCCCGGTGGCCAGCTCGCCGGGCAGCAGCTACGGCTTGTTTCGGGGCCAACTGCCTGGTCAGGCCGACAGTGTAATGCTGCACCTGATAACCGCCCGGCAGCCGCACTACGATAACCGCGGGCTCACCATTTTGGGCAGCTACTACGGCCCCGATGGCCACCCCTATCCGCTGGGCAGCGGTGCCGGCTCCAGCCCGGCCGATAGCATCGTCTTGCACGACTACACCCCGGAGCACGGCCCTACCCCCGGCGGCGAAGGCCCCATCTGGCGGCTGCGGCGGCAAGCCGATGGCAGCCTGGCTGGCACCGTGGGTGGCCGCGCCACGCGCCTGCGCCCAGTGGCCGCGCCGGCGGGCAGCCTCAGTTTCGTAGTGCGCTGCTTTGCCGACTCGCTGGCGGCCTTGCCGCAGCAGGCGCGCTCGCCGCAGGCTCGCTTTTTTTTGCAAGCCCTAGAGCCGGTGGGCGGGCCGGCGGCCGTGCGCCAGGCTTTGCAGGCCGGCATCGGGCGCGAGCTGCGCGGTGACACGCTCGGCACCCTACCCCCCCTGGCCCTGCCCGCTCTGTTTGCGCAGCAGCGCGCGGCTTTTTTCAACGATTATCGCGCGGATGCGGCCGACGTGAAGGCTCCCACCGACACGGCCGACCTGGGCTCTTTCCGCGCCAGCCTGAACTATGAGCAGCAGGCCCAGACCTACGTGCTGTATCAGCAGCAGAGCCTGCTGAGCCTGGCGTTTTTCAGCTACGTCTACACGGGCGGGGCGCACGGCTCCAACGGCACCACGGCCGCCAGCTATGACCTGCGCACCGGCCGCCGCCTGCGCTACGCCAATATTTTTCGGCCCGAAGCCGCCCGGCAGCTGCCCGCACTGCTGGCCCAGGCCGTGCGCCCGCTGGTGGGCCTGGCCCCCGGCGCGCCGCTCGAAGAGCGGTTATTCGTGAAGAAAATGCCCGTCACGCACAACGTATTTCTAACTGCGGGGGGGGTAGGGTTCATTTATCAGCCCTACGAAATAGCTTCGTATGCCCAGGGCGAGGTGTGGGTATTCTTGCCACTGCGCCAGGTGCGGGCGCTGCTGCGCGAGGGCCTGCCGCTGCCCGCTGGGGCGGGCATGGCTGCGCGCTAG
- a CDS encoding DUF4202 domain-containing protein translates to MTSDTPHLAEAFRLFDAANSADPTLEPGDDGQPVPKELLYAQRMSACLARVAPAAPEAVRLAARCQHLERWQIPRADFPMTRPGYHQWRNTLKQFHAERAGQLLTQAGYPPVGIERVQQLVQKLNLKSDPDVQLLEDVICLVFLEHYFLPFAAQHPEEKVIEIVQKTWPKMTERGHTLALQLPFSPEALALVTKALER, encoded by the coding sequence ATGACCTCCGACACGCCGCACCTAGCCGAAGCATTTCGCCTCTTCGACGCCGCCAACAGCGCCGACCCCACCCTCGAACCCGGCGACGACGGCCAGCCCGTGCCCAAAGAGCTACTATATGCCCAGCGCATGAGCGCCTGCCTGGCCCGCGTGGCCCCCGCCGCACCCGAGGCCGTGCGGCTGGCCGCCCGCTGCCAGCACCTTGAGCGCTGGCAGATTCCGCGGGCCGACTTTCCGATGACACGTCCCGGCTACCACCAGTGGCGCAACACGCTCAAGCAGTTTCACGCCGAGCGGGCGGGTCAGCTACTAACCCAGGCCGGCTACCCGCCCGTCGGAATAGAGCGGGTGCAGCAACTGGTGCAGAAGCTGAACCTGAAGAGCGACCCCGACGTGCAGCTGCTGGAAGACGTTATCTGCCTGGTGTTTCTGGAGCATTATTTCCTGCCCTTCGCCGCCCAGCACCCTGAGGAGAAGGTTATTGAAATCGTGCAGAAAACCTGGCCCAAAATGACCGAACGCGGCCACACGCTGGCTTTGCAGCTGCCCTTCTCGCCCGAGGCGCTGGCGCTGGTGACGAAGGCGCTGGAGCGGTAA
- the cobA gene encoding uroporphyrinogen-III C-methyltransferase, translated as MAHPFATPELYVVGAGPGDPELLTRQAYRILQTADVVLYDNLANQELLALAPTACECIYVGKKPYGEYTPQEVIHELIREKALAGGRIVRLKGGDPFIFGRGFEEMLFARSHGIAAHYVPGISSMQAVGFEDIPLTHRVVSEGFWVLTGTKKDGSLSADLRLAMQSNSTVVIYMGMKKITQIADTYCQKGRGDTPAAVVMHASLPHRKMVAGPVRDLPALVAAAGITYPAIIFIGDVVGVGRGGEW; from the coding sequence ATGGCCCACCCTTTCGCTACGCCCGAGCTGTATGTGGTAGGGGCCGGTCCCGGCGACCCGGAGCTGCTGACGCGACAGGCATATCGCATTCTACAAACGGCCGACGTTGTGCTCTACGATAACCTCGCCAACCAGGAGCTGCTGGCCCTGGCCCCGACCGCCTGCGAGTGCATTTACGTGGGCAAAAAACCCTACGGCGAGTACACGCCCCAGGAAGTCATCCACGAGCTAATCCGCGAAAAAGCCCTGGCCGGCGGCCGCATCGTGCGCCTAAAAGGCGGCGACCCGTTCATTTTCGGTCGAGGCTTCGAGGAAATGCTGTTTGCGCGCAGCCACGGCATCGCGGCGCACTACGTGCCGGGCATTTCGAGTATGCAAGCCGTTGGCTTTGAAGATATTCCGCTCACGCATCGCGTGGTGAGCGAGGGCTTCTGGGTGCTTACGGGCACTAAAAAAGACGGCTCGCTCTCGGCCGACCTGCGCCTGGCCATGCAAAGCAACTCGACCGTCGTTATCTACATGGGCATGAAGAAGATAACCCAGATAGCCGACACCTACTGCCAGAAAGGCCGCGGCGACACGCCCGCCGCCGTAGTCATGCACGCCTCCCTACCCCACCGCAAAATGGTGGCCGGCCCCGTACGCGACCTGCCCGCCCTGGTCGCCGCCGCCGGCATCACCTACCCCGCCATCATCTTCATTGGCGACGTGGTGGGGGTAGGGCGAGGTGGTGAGTGGTGA